In one window of Lampris incognitus isolate fLamInc1 chromosome 3, fLamInc1.hap2, whole genome shotgun sequence DNA:
- the crtc1b gene encoding CREB-regulated transcription coactivator 1b gives MASSNNPRKFSEKIALHNQKQAEETAAFEEVMKDLNITRAARLQLQKTQYLQLGQNRGQYYGGSLPNVNQIGNGNIDLPFQNSVLDTSRTTRHHGLVDRVYRDRNRITSPHRRPLSVDKHGRQIDSCPYGSVYLSPPPDTSWRRTNSDSALHQSTMNPKPQEVFTGGSQELQPKRVLLLTVPGTEESESNTDKDSQKQMWDDKEDDSSKPNVCDVPGINIFPSPDQEVNPSVLPATHNTGGSLPDLTNIQFPPPLSTPLDPEDTVAFPALSSSNSAGSLTTNLTHLGISASSHGIPTSSQTAMTATAQCKQAAVAPLTLSAELHLQQTPQQLSPTLSSPVNITQTLPMESLSLEQQLSQYPLFSQLTAQAQAQLLSDLQKQQQTLPQGIRLITLPTSATTGTVTATQPSPDSQSQNTTGVGINSYRNQAGSPANQSPTSPVSNQGFSPGGSPQHIPVVGSIFGDSFYDQQLASRQTNALSHQLEQFNMIESPISSTSLYSQCSTLNYTQAAMMGLTGSSLQDSQQLGYSNHGNIPNIILTVTGESPPSLSKELTNSLAGVGDVSFDADSQFPLDELKIDPLTLDGLHMLNDPDIVLADPATEDTFRMDRL, from the exons ATGGCGTCCTCAAACAATCCTCGCAAATTTAGCGAAAAAATTGCTTTGCATAATCAGAAACAGGCTGAAGAGACTGCTGCCTTTGAAGAAGTGATGAAAGACCTAAACATAACCCGAGCAGCACGG TTGCAGTTACAGAAGACCCAGTATTTGCAACTAGGGCAGAATCGTGGACAGTACTATGGAGGGTCACTGCCCAATGTCAATCAGATTGGAAATGGCAACATTGACCTGCCTTTTCAG AACTCTGTACTGGATACCAGTCGGACTACCAGACACCATGGCCTTGTGGACCGTGTTTACCGTGACCGGAACCGCATCACATCCCCTCACCGCCGACCCCTTTCTGTCGACAAACATGGGCGCCAG ATTGACAGCTGTCCCTATGGCTCGGTCTACCTCTCACCCCCACCAGACACCAGCTGGAGAAG GACAAATTCAGATTCGGCCTTACACCAGAGCACCATGAATCCTAAGCCTCAGGAGGTGTTCACAGGGGGATCACAGGAGCTGCAGCCCAAACGAG TGTTGCTGCTAACAGTGCCTGGGACAGAGGAGTCTGAGTCCAACACAGACAAGGATTCACAGAAACAGATGTGGGATGACAAGGAG GATGATTCATCAAAGCCCAATGTATGCGATGTCCCAGGAATCAA CATATTTCCATCACCAGACCAGGAAGTGAACCCGTCTGTGCTCCCAGCCACACACAACACCGGTGGCTCTCTGCCTGACCTGACCAACATTCAGTTCCCTCCTCCACTCTCCACTCCTCTGGACCCAGAGGATACCGTGGCCTTCCCTGCCCTCAGCTCATCCAATAGCGCAGGCAGCCTGACCACTAACCTCACTCATCTGGGCATCAGCGCCTCCAGCCACG GCATCCCCACCTCCTCTCAGACTGCCATGACAGCAACAGCCCAGTGCAAGCAGGCAGCTGTGGCACCACTCACCCTCAGTGCggagctccatcttcagcagacCCCCCAGCAGCTTTCCCCTACCTTGTCTTCACCCGTTAATATCACACAG ACGTTGCCAATGGAGTCCCTGAGTCTGGAGCAACAACTCTCCCAGTACCCCCTGTTCAGCCAGCTGACAGCTCAAGCTCAGGCCCAACTGCTCAGTGACCTGCAGAAGCAGCAGCAGACCCTGCCTCAGGGCATCAGGCTTATTACCTTGCCCACTTCGGCCACTACTGGCACAGTCACAGCcacccagccctccccggacagcCAAAGCCAGAACACCACCGGTGTCGGTATCAACTCG TACCGCAATCAGGCTGGCTCACCAGCCAATCAGTCTCCAACCTCCCCAGTCTCCAATCAAGGCTTctcccccggtggctcacctcaA CATATTCCTGTGGTGGGCAGTATATTTGGTGACTCCTTCTACGATCAGCAGTTGGCATCAAGACAAACCAACGCACTCTCTCACCAG CTGGAGCAGTTCAACATGATTGAGAGTCCCATCAGTTCCACCAGCCTGTACAGCCAGTGTTCTACCCTCAACTACACACAAGCAGCCATGATGGGCCTTACAGGAAGCAGCCTGCAAGACTCTCAGCAGCTAGGCTACAGTAACCATGGCAACATCCCAAACATCATCCTCACAG TCACAGGTGAATCTCCACCCAGCCTCTCTAAAGAGCTAACCAACTCGCTCGCGGGTGTCGGTGACGTCAGCTTCGATGCAGACTCTCAGTTCCCACTGGACGAGTTAAAGATCGACCCCCTCACCCTGGACGGACTTCACATGCTCAATGACCCTGACATAGTGCTCGCTGACCCTGCCACAGAAGACACCTTCAGAATGGACAGGCTGTAA